caatatgaaaaatccgcaattactttttgggcaacccaataatttcatgCTAGGGCTTAAAATACTCCTTAGAAAACTCTaccaaaattccttttttttttttttaataattataaatatttttgtccaCTGTTTCTTGGTCACCCCGGTCAATTTGGGCTACACAAAAATCGAATGTGTTTTATGTGGTGTATGCGATAAATCTCAATATATTTCGGAGGTTTTCAGCTAAATTATTTATAACAACATGATACGCATATAGCATTGGCATAGAAGGACGGATAGGGGGATTGCTATGGTGAAGTAGAAACGTAAAGGCCCGCTTaaatccaaaacaaaaaaccaatcaTGACTCCCGTGGCATATAAAACACGCATACACCACACATCTCCCCATACAATGCATATGGGCTTGAGCTGGAGCCAACCATGGCTGATGATGAGGATGGTGGTACGGTATGTTACCGTACAACACCACACagtaggatacccaccaccaaatgtGATTTGGTTGCTCTTATCGCAATTTGGCAATCTTATCGTAAATTGATTGCGTAGGATGTCTTCTTATTGCCGCTTAAAGCCGCTTGCATTCGATTATTTCAGCTGCAATGCCATGATTTTCAAACTAAATCTCACCACCAGACATACAGACAGCGACACATGCATAGCAATTGTCATTGTTGGTGTTGCCTTTATTGGCATTATTATAAATGACTTTATTGTACAATAAAAAGGGCACAACACAATTGAAACTCTGGGAAATTAAatgcaacagaaaaaaaaaccaaacttaAACACCTAAATTGATGAAGAAAAGAGCCATTGAGATGTCTGTCCCTAACTCGGCCTGCTATTGATTTCGCATGGTGATGGGCAAATAATAACTATTTCGCCTTCATGTCAATATCTCggtaaaaatgttgaaaaaatgtaatttttaacaCTGTAAAGGGGAGGGTTTAGTTTTTAAGTGAAAACTCTCAGCCAATATTTAGTACACCACACGCCGAggcaaaagcaacaaaaattgATAAAGTCATGCCATAAATCTTAAACATAAAAGGATAAAATTTGTACTGATTTAAGCTTTAAATTAATATTATTGGCATTAAGAGTGGCAATAATGTAAGAAATTTTGTTGATCTTTGGTGGAATCAAAATCttgcaaaacaaaagacttaagacacaaacttggtACTTCATATTATCACAATGAATGAAATGACTTGAGGTGTTGAGGTGACAGATGTCATAAAATTGATAATTATATTCACCACAGGCTTGTGTTTAAACGAAATATTagaaagcaaaaagaaaaaaaaaaggtttaaggTATGGGCCGCCAATTGCTTCTTACATTTCTTTCTTTATAGAGACTGAACTtcattgaagggcataattttactttaCGTACCAAACTTCTACCGAAGCGgggaaaattgaagcttctaggaacagaagaaggctaatcgggagatgggtttatatgggagctatgttaaaCTATAGATTCATTTAGATAATAATTGCCTTGGATATTGGACATcccaacaaaacactacatgcaaaattttaaccaaataagccaaaaattgtggctactagatCGTGAAGTTAAATtgggatatcagtttatatgggtgccAGAGACGTAGCCAGGGGCCTCCCCCCAGCCCGAAATCATTTTctcaaagataaaatttcaataaaatattctctcacaagaaaatttcaataaatgttctctggaaaaaaaattaagctctGGCCCGGGCCactcaaatttatttttctaaggACAACATTTCAAAGCAATTTTCCAGGcttatgacatttttttctaaggaaaaaattataatttgtttAATGACAACATTTCCTAGTGACATCatttaatgaaatgttgttctaaatttcgaaaaaaagatattgggttgcctaaaacgtaattgtggattttttaaaagaaagtaaatgcatttttaataaaacttagaatgaactttaatcaaatatataattgccattttgttcgataaccttttgtaattttcctggcaaatttagtattccacgctcatagaacttctggcctttatctgcaaaaaactgaaccaagtgcgattttatagcctcatcattgccgaaagttttaccatttaaggagttctgcaaagatcgaaataaatggtagtctgatggtgcaaagtcagggctatatgcatcaaaagttcccagccaagctcactcagtttttggcgagtgaccaaagatgtgtgcggtctagcgttgtcctggtggaatatgacacctttacgattgaccaatactggtcgcttctccttgatggctgtattcaatttgtccaattgttgacagtaaacatccgaattaatcgtttggttccttggaagcagctcaaaatataccacacccttacaatcccaccaaacagacagcataaccttattTTGGTGGATattagcctttgaagtggtttgagctggttcaccatgtttggaccatgatcgctttcgactaacgttgttgtaaacaatccatttttcatctccagttatgattcgttttaaaaacggatcgaattcattgcgtttaaggtgcatatcacaagcgttgattcggtttgttaaatgaatttctttcaatacatgtggtacccatattaaaattgacgccaaacaaacaaatgtaaacaaaatttaccgcactttttttctaaagcaagctaaaagtgacagctgataactgacagaagaaagaatgcaattacagagtcacaagccgttgaaaaaatttgtcaacgccgactatattaccgacaattactttttgggcaacccaataattataaaaaaatttttctgtggacacatctttaataatttttctttaagaaaataataaatttttttccaaattgacaacttctatgaaaaattgtcctaacaaaaaattttgctcagGCCCGGGCTGCACTAAATCAATTTTTCTAAcgacaacattttaaaaaattttctcttttgacgaaatttcagtgaaaatttcttttgaaacCAGTAACGAATGGCACAAATCGGGTGGGGCTGGAAGGGCGGACCTCccccccaattttcaaaaacgccatatctcggagatgggtgcaccgatttaaacgatattttttatgccaccttatggtacctcaaaaacacgaaattggtataaaatttttgggtcaataacctagggggacgccccatcccaaacacacccggacggacatgcttatcgattgggacaatatgggtatcaaatgaaaggtatataggaGTAAAGtatgaacttggtatacaaatttcaccctaagtTTTCGGggtgtcccccacccccaaaaaacccccaacagggctcttacaccgcttaaggcaatatgggtataaaatgaaaggtatttaaaagtagagtacaaatttgatgacataaaaatttattccttggtatctgaggggcCTACCCACCCCCCGCAAAAACCCCCCAgccagggcatatttaccaattgggacagtatggatatcaaatgaaaggtggttggaagttgagtacacatctgttataataatttgatccatggtgtctacggggcctccccaaccccaaaaacctcttaaacgggcatgaatgtcctacgtcacaaaatggatatcatatgaaagttctttgagagttgactacgaatctggtatacacattggGGACAGAGTCTCAGACCGGCCCACCcacaaaatacctttcaataggaagtgtagttcgagcgggataatatgtgaattaaaaggcATCCCTATGTCAGTGGAGTTTgaacctaatgttgatataaggattcatgaatctgggtcacgtccagctgtcctgccattcagcaggacatgtatatcgcgataaaaaagggctcaaattaattttttttggggtctcagagtcccaataaaaacaacaccaaattgTCATGTAGGAAGATTGACAAcatattgtacacaaatgaaaggacgtgtcagaagGCAATCCCTCTCCCATTATTCtgcccaaaaaaaggaattaacaagtaaaagcgtgctaagttcggccgggccgaatcttatataccctccaccatgaagcgcatttgtcgagttcttttcccggcatctcttcttaggcaaaaaaacgatataagaaattatttgctctgctattagagcgatatcaagatatgttccggtttggaccacaattaaattatatgttggagacctgtgtaaaatgtcagccaattcgaataagaattgggccctttaggggctcaagaagtaaaatagagtgatcgatttatatgggagctgtatcgggctatagaccgattcagaccataataaacacgtgtgttgatggtcatgagagaatccgtcgtacaaaatttcaggcaaatcggataataattgcgacctctagaggctcaagaagtcaagatcacagatcggtttatatggcagctatatcaggttatgaaccgatttgaaccttattggacatagttgttgcaagaaacaataaaaaacgtcttgcaaattttcagccaaatcggataggaattgcgccctctagaagctcaagaagtcaagtcctcagatctgtttatatgacagctatatcaggtaatggactgatttgaaccatacttggcacagttgttggatatcataacaaaacacgtcgtgcaaaatttcattccaatcggataagaattgcgcactctagaggctcaagaagtcaagacccaagatcggtttatatggcagctatatcaaaacatggaccgatatggcccatttacaataccaaccggcctacactaataagaagtatttgtgcaaaatttcaagcggctagctatactacttcggaagttagcgtgctttcgatagacagacggacggacggacagacggacggacatggctagatcgacataaaatttcacgacgatcaagaatatatatactttatatatatctcagacgaatatttcgagtagttacaatcagaatgacgaaattagtatacccccatcttatggtggagggtgtaatagtatatgaaggccgatcaagGTAGAATAAGATAGCAATAAAGGGtctttggttaggttaggtttaaaagagggttCGGATAAGCGGacatgccagtaatcggcttgctgtgcgctctaaaaactaaaaagtaacctcgataaagaaaatttgtagttaggaatttcgtgctacttacaaaatccttaattgttttccataaattgggggtattttcatttggtcattccgtttgcaacacatcgaaatattcattttcgaccctataaatgatattgggttgcccataaagtaattgcggatttttcatatagtcggcgttgacatatatattcttaattgtcgtaaaaatcgaagaccaTTTTGCCATGTCATTTCGCctgccgtctgtctgttaaaatcacgctacagtctttaaaaatagagaaattgagttgaaactttgcacagattctttttttgtccatactcaggttaagttcgaagatgaccTATAttcgactatatcttgatttatagaccgatctgcggatctaaggtcttaggcccataagagccacatttattattcgactttgctgaaatttgagacagtgagttgtgttaggccactcgacatccttcttcaatttggcccagatcggtatagatttggattcGAGAGATTTGGAGATCCTCGTTTAGCTCCATTGTTGAGAAAGCTCGTTCCAGTTCAAGGGAAAATGATAACCATTGGTTATCTAAAGGTGCCAAAAACTCGCCTTTTCATAGAGCCGGTGCCATCCgagctctcactgagactctccgctcaataccgatgattgtccacgactgcaaaTGCAGCTATTACGTATGaaccattccactatccgcaacccgtGGACGCACCTGGtatgaaatcatcaaaaattgtttggaacatttttttatacccaagttaTCTGCAAATTATAAATATCCAGCTTTTGAGTATAAATGGGGAAATACCCGGGTACTTACACAATTACCCATCACCCATCTCTAGCTATGCCCGTTTGTCCGTCTCttgatgttaatttgtgtacaaactacaggtcgtagttttcatccgatcgtcctcaaatttggtaaggacatgtttttcggcctagagatgaagcatattaaaattggaagaaatcggttcagatttggatatagcgcccatatatatgtttgtccgatttgtagtaataatgcaataaaatggtcatttaataACCGATTGTCTTTATATTGTATTTGcttggaaggattttcttgacTTTCGACGTTActtatgaatttcatagaaatcggttcagatttagatatagttgccctaTATGTCTATCACCCTATGTtcatttctagagccactgctagcgcatttattaaccaatcttcccaaaattttgtaaaacgcttttctcgacgactaccacaatgtctaagaagtttgttcaaaatcggttcagatttagataaaatacccatatatatatgttcatccgattttgagaaatattgcaataaagtgctcatttgttaaccgattctctcgaaaattagctggaaggatttttttaagttcttttaatattactggcaaatttcatagaaatcggttcagatttagatatagctgtcatatatgtgtaTCTCCCAATTTTCGCACCTCATCGAAAATGCAGTGTTCCATTACAGCAAGAACAACATGAAATACTTTTCTTACAGGCTGATGGATTCACACTCCCTTACAGAAAATGTCCCTTAACATACCAAAACATCATCGTATAGTGTTCTTTATAATTCATCATTTTATTATTAGTATCATCATCTATCCATACAAGCAATCCATGGTCATCTCAAGTATATTTTACGTAAGGCTTAGAAGTGCGAATACATCCACCATTCACACCACATTTGGGCAGAGTTGAACGAgaacaaatgaaatatttttcgtCGGTACAATCTGCCGTCATCAATAGGAAATTCTGATTGGTATGAATACATCGACCGTTACCACGATTGCTCGCCCAGTTTGTCAATTTGATATTTGTGGCTGTTGTGAACCACATGTATTTATTTTCGTTAGCCAAATTACTGCCGGAGAACCAAAACTGCTGATTGCGTAAGTCATCTTTTGGATTAATGTTAAAGGAATCGTTATTAGTTCATAAATCTTCCGTAGAACCTAGTTTAAAGCTTACCATTGAAGAACAAGAAAGTCTTAAGATTTTGATATTCCGTTTCAGACTCAATGGAGTCCAAAAGCATACCCTTGGCAGCGCACGTTTCCAAAGCGCGAAACCAGCTAACCTTGAGATATGTAATTAACAATTATgaagaatagtttaaatttgATGGAAGAACAGGGTGGGGGTTTAAACTCATATCATGACGTGAGGATCGTGCCAGTACTCGTTTTGCGCTCTAACAATTTGGAAAGAATACTTCTAAAGTCTatgctttttaaattttccttaatACTCTTCTATTATATGCTTCTAAGTTGCTTCGGATTCAATATATGTCGCCTATTCCGAAAAAGGCATAAGTCCAACAAGGCATCAGGAGCCAATGGGTTACCAACTGAACTATTTGAAAATCAAGGCGACACGATGGTAAGGTATATACATTAACTTGTCTGCTCAATCggactagaagaacgcatatctgGTGAGTGGAGTATTGGCATACTATGGTCTGTGGAGCACAATGGAAGTCATAGGAAAGGACATTGTGCATAATTTgaggaagatcggttaataaaggCTCTAAATGTGAAAATCTGCTGAAACATATATACGGgaaaatgaaatatatatggtagctatatccaaatctgaaccgatttctttcaatttcaatagtccGAATTTGGTCTGCAGACCGAAAAAAATCTCAGCTCATACGAAGATGATCGGACTTTGACTTTGAGTTAAAACGTattttgcgaaatcgggtaataaataaagattttatgaaaaataaaacttttattgtcttcagaccctttatcgggagattgatctatatggcagctatatttaaatatagttcgatctgaaccatattggggtCTGATGtcaggaagccttaaactactcactgtttcaaatttcaccgaaatcgggtaataaaataaagcatttatgggcattagacccttatcggcagatcggtctatacaacagctatatccaaatacggtccgatttggcccgttcaagaactttaccagcgtgcatcaaaaagaagcATCTGTGCcaactttcagctcaatatctcaatttttgaaggctctagagtgattacaacagacggacggacagacacacggacatcattaaatcgtcttagaattttacgaggatcctaaatatactttgtagggtcggaaattgatatatcgatgtgttgcaaatggaatgactaaatgaatataccccttatcctatggtggtgggtataaaaaccgataGACTGACAGGCAGAAACCTAAAACTCAAAAATCACGTGAAATAAAGGCATTGAATGTGAAAATTCCACCTACCAATGGTGTCTTCAAGACAAGACGTTATTGTCTCCGAGTGTGCAGTGCCCACAAAAAATATCTCAAGCGACGCAAGTACAAGGTGGCAGGGATCATCCCATTGGATATGCTGGCTACAGAAAATTCCAATTTgcccataaataaaaaaaactataagaACATAGAAGCCATTCGTAAATCtgagagggagagggagagtGAGATCACAATGGAAAACTGGCAATGGTGATGGGAAAACTCCCCAAACATTAACAGCTGATTAACGTGAAAGTCAGAAAGCAAACCCAATTTCTGACAGGTCATGGCAGCTACAACAGCTACCGTTATTACAGAAGGAGGCGGACTATATGGCGCTCCACCttgtcaatattttcacagcgtgtatGAGATTTGCATatgctccgaaagcctggcaggatgcAAGGTTGGTATttgtacccaagcccggcaaggcaagttatgtgacaccaaaagcctacagaccTACAACTATgggtctaatcacactcctgtagatACAATGGAATATCCTCggcttcaggccccattttgagcctacgaaccgtctacatagtgcccaagatctgtgagccttctcggttcGCTCctcaatgtgacacttccaattcagtttcatgTCCAAGATAACACCTAAGTGTTTGACCTTGtcatatattgaaatttttctattgaggaaacgtggtgcgtcaaattggaccaccttcgacttcctcgtgaactgcccaatgcaaattttgcccataacctttccactaaggaacaggggcaaacttcttacatatcaaagagtgcagtccgattcaagtttaagctcaatgataaggggcctcctttttttataggcgagtctgaacggcgtaccgcagagcgatacctctttggagagaagttttacatggcatagtacctcaaaaattttgccaacattaggaggggaaaaccaccgttgaaaattttttctgatggtctcgacgggattcgaacccaggagatcagcgtcatagacggacatgctaacctctgcgatacggtggcctcctcgtgAACGGGCAGATTTCattcttctctggattaactaTGAGACCCCTAGTTCTACCACAGTCGTGTTCCTTTGCAtatggtatccgatcggaaacccccTTCCATTCCCTCCCAGTTTCCttttgtcgcctcgattatgccgcgatggtatgagtgctcctattctcaatccattctcccatctccttaagtctcatagccgcagtggctgcttcgcacttaatccgtatgtctatgggttggatatctagaatagtctccagtaccttagtgggcgtggtcgcgccgcctatgccaggacaacatgttatctgaacctattgtatggtccttatgttgcattttttctccatagcaatccaccaaacaactgaggcgtaaataagtattggtataATTACGCTCCTGAGGAGACAGTGAACtatactcggattcaggccccatttcgagcctagggcccgtctacatagttccaacatctgtgagccttctctgtaCGCTCCGGATTGgaacacttccaattaagtttccaatCCAAGATcattcctaagtatttgaccttgtcagatatggaatttgttttttttttggggaaacgTGGTGTGCCCAGTTGGCCCacgttcgtcttcctcgtgaacaggcatatttcagtcttctctgagtttACATTGAGACACCATgaatctagcccagtcatatgccatatgaaagACCCTTGCGGCCTTTTTGCATAGATGGTTCGGATCCATACCCGTAAGAAGTATTACAACAtggtctgcatagcagacaggttcaaatccctcctcagtcagcctccgcaataggttatttatggtagtcaccgaaaggaatggcgataaaatgccccctgtggcgtgccttgtgctacTTTCTGCCTTATATTTGTCATGGGAcctgcaatttatccacctgttccttctcatatagtttatccagtctttatCCCAGTCCACCCAGTGCTGGTCTACCATTGAACCAATGTGTTGGTCGGCACAGTGTTAAACGTCCCCTCCATGTCAATgccaaaccgccaatgtgtacgtcgtgacatcgaaggattcttcggttttatgcacaacctgggCAGAGCAGTCTCCATTGCTCTTCCCGTGACATAAGCATGCTGTTTGTGTTTGAGCAAttcgctggatatcctactctttatcatggtatccacaatacgttctatGGTTTTGAGTGGAAAGGACGTAAGTTCTGTAGGCCATTGGTGCATAAGTTTGCAAAACTTGCCTTGTCAGGCTTGGGTTTAAATGCCACCCTTGtatcctgccaggctttcggagtatatgcaagtcctacgCACGCGGTGAAAATAGTAGCCAGATGAGGCTCCAGATAGTCAGCCTCCTTCTGtaataacgccggaaatattccatcaggtgaCTTAAAGgattgaagctcctcaaggcttccgtGATATGCCTTCGATCATAAGCCTTCGTCCCGATTTCGCCTCCCACATCCTTGATGACGactgtcgcctttgtgagctgtgggatgtccatcgttctcacaaggtcgagcatTGCGCCCCAGAGAGTGTGGATACATACAACGTgttttttgacggtatcaacacattccgctgacgcaaagcgcagcgttaagaCGTCCCCTCTACACTCGCAGCTCAAaattcgtatgggtggacccccttcagagttcaacacatgttcgataCAAACGGGTGTTCGTTTACCAAATACCTCACCTCAGAGcgacgatctggtggaatcctagaTCGCCGGGACgtcttatgcagtcatcgatatcgattgtgcatccggtaggattcgtatcgaacatgtgttgaactctgaagggtgtccacccatacgaattttttttcgtatcgaacatgtgttgaactctgaagggggtccacccttACGAATCTTGAGCTGCGAGTGTAGAGGGGACGttttatgcagtcatcgatatcgatTGTGCAtctggtaggattccaccagatcgtcgCTCTGAGGTGAGGTATTAGGTAAACGAACACCCGCTCGtatcgaacatgtgttgaactctcAAGGGGGTCCACCCATCATCGCAtctttgttgtgttttcttgccACTCCGGGGTTAGAGGACTgctccttacctttctcagctATCATCTTCCCCTTTCGTGATGGCTGTGgtatccttttggaagtcacagttcaccatgaagactcagtggccgtgtgcgcttccttcgttcctgtttcgACTTTATCTCTCTCGGCAGGACACAGTCGGAAGTCTCCATTGCGGaggggctggcttggttttcccagagtacttgaaagcggagaACTCTTTTTATTCTATAACGGCAGTGTCATGcacttcgggagatctgattctctttccagcttctgtAGAAGTACTTGAAATGTCTATCCCtttcagcatcctgcactttcgcccgattgcgctgtcAGTGCAtgctcctctgtctccttcgtcgtgcaacggatcgctttctcggtctgcttgtgagcttagcaaacgCTCACTACTCCCGTCATCCCCCTTTCCTTATCTCtcaattcggctgcgatgactgtttcattgtcACTTTCGCCGTttgaatctgaatcggaaacaccaccttcacTTGAAGggtggggacgaactgtgcatccctctggtttatccgtctctttctCATTTGTTactctgacgactggt
This Stomoxys calcitrans chromosome 2, idStoCalc2.1, whole genome shotgun sequence DNA region includes the following protein-coding sequences:
- the LOC106089062 gene encoding C-type lectin 37Da, which translates into the protein MTIIWNIFVFFGLAAICNAIDLANEATEVLGNKEYYFGVTTEVSWFRALETCAAKGMLLDSIESETEYQNLKTFLFFNDDLRNQQFWFSGSNLANENKYMWFTTATNIKLTNWASNRGNGRCIHTNQNFLLMTADCTDEKYFICSRSTLPKCGVNGGCIRTSKPYVKYT